From Anopheles arabiensis isolate DONGOLA chromosome 3, AaraD3, whole genome shotgun sequence, a single genomic window includes:
- the LOC120903937 gene encoding threonine-rich protein-like, with amino-acid sequence MKLTYVFLVLVVIVLVLNVADAHSSKKKNRSPDHSGEHKKKSGHHGGHHHNKNKHNKNKTKRPKTTPPCKTTKPATTTTGPITTTAVPTTTTAAPTTTAAPTTTAAPTTTAAPTTTAAPTTTAAPTTTAAPTTTEAPTTTAAPTTTAAPTTTAAPTTTAEPATTIVDSTAQG; translated from the exons ATGAAGTTGACTTACGTTTTcctcgtccttgtggtcatcgtGCTTGTCTTG AATGTGGCGGACgcacacagcagcaaaaagaagaaccgTTCACCCGACCATTCCGGTGAGCACAAGAAGAAGAGTGGACATCACGGAGGACATCAccataacaaaaacaagcacaacaagAATAAGACCAAGCGTCCGAAGACGACTCCCCCTTGTAAAACGACCAAGCCAGCTACAACTACTACAGGCCCTATAACGACCACCGCTGTACCTACAACGACGACTGCTGCACCAACGACGACTGCTGCACCAACGACAACTGCTGCACCAACGACGACTGCTGCACCAACGACAACTGCTGCACCAACGACAACTGCAGCACCAACGACGACTGCAGCACCAACGACGACTGAAGCACCAACGACGACTGCTGCACCAACGACGACTGCAGCACCAACGACGACTGCTGCACCTACCACTACTGCGGAACCTGCAACTACAATTGTTGATTCTACTGCTCAAGGGTAG